A genomic region of Micromonospora sp. NBRC 110009 contains the following coding sequences:
- a CDS encoding carbohydrate-binding protein: MSPAPAASAAPSGVRRARRLLPLAAVLATTTALATVAMTAHAAVPPPPSGWSLVWSDDFTGASGSLPSAANWIIDTGTSYPGGPANWGTGEIQTYTANTANLSQDGAGNLRITPLRDGAGRWTSARIETVRTDFKPPAGGVLAMEGRIQMPNVTGAAAAGYWPAFWSLGSPYRGNYQNWPGIGEIDVMENVNGLNQVWGTLHCGVAPGGPCNEFNGLGNIRACPGSACQAAFHTYRTEWDASVSPQQLRWYVDGQLFHTVSQSQVGDPYWGQMTSHGGYFLLLNVAMGGSFPNGVAGFTTPTASTVPGRPMLVDYVAVYARGGGGNPTPSPTTPPPGGTVDPYSTIQAEAYAAQNGVQVEACAEGGQNIGWLANGDWTRYDNVDFGATPPRDFVARVASGAPAAVSGLVEVRVDSPTSAPTGSFAIANTGGWQSWRSVPGNVTPVTGRHTVYLTFTSGQGADFVNVNWFTFRH, from the coding sequence ATGAGTCCTGCCCCGGCGGCGTCCGCCGCCCCGTCCGGCGTGCGCCGAGCGCGCCGGCTCCTCCCCCTCGCGGCCGTGCTCGCCACCACCACCGCACTGGCCACCGTCGCGATGACCGCTCACGCCGCCGTCCCGCCGCCCCCGTCCGGCTGGAGCCTGGTGTGGAGCGACGACTTCACCGGCGCGTCCGGCAGCCTGCCGTCCGCCGCCAACTGGATCATTGACACCGGCACCAGTTACCCGGGCGGCCCGGCCAACTGGGGCACCGGCGAGATCCAGACCTACACCGCGAACACCGCCAACCTGTCCCAGGACGGCGCCGGCAACCTGCGGATCACCCCGCTGAGGGACGGCGCCGGCCGGTGGACCTCGGCCCGGATCGAGACCGTCCGCACCGACTTCAAGCCGCCGGCCGGGGGAGTCCTGGCCATGGAGGGGCGGATCCAGATGCCCAACGTCACCGGCGCGGCGGCCGCCGGCTACTGGCCGGCGTTCTGGTCGCTCGGCTCGCCGTACCGGGGCAACTACCAGAACTGGCCGGGCATCGGCGAGATCGACGTGATGGAGAACGTCAACGGGCTCAACCAGGTCTGGGGCACGCTGCACTGCGGCGTGGCCCCGGGCGGCCCGTGCAACGAGTTCAATGGCCTGGGCAACATCCGGGCCTGCCCGGGCAGCGCCTGCCAGGCGGCGTTCCACACCTACCGCACCGAGTGGGACGCCTCGGTCAGCCCGCAACAACTGCGCTGGTACGTGGACGGTCAGCTCTTCCACACCGTCAGCCAGAGCCAGGTCGGCGACCCGTACTGGGGTCAGATGACCAGCCACGGCGGCTACTTCCTGCTGCTCAACGTCGCGATGGGCGGCTCCTTCCCGAACGGGGTGGCCGGCTTCACCACGCCGACCGCGTCGACCGTCCCGGGCCGGCCGATGCTGGTCGACTACGTGGCCGTCTACGCCCGGGGCGGTGGCGGCAACCCGACCCCGTCCCCGACCACCCCGCCGCCGGGCGGCACGGTGGACCCGTACTCGACGATCCAGGCCGAGGCGTACGCGGCGCAGAACGGGGTGCAGGTGGAGGCGTGCGCCGAGGGCGGGCAGAACATCGGCTGGCTGGCCAACGGCGACTGGACCCGTTACGACAACGTCGACTTCGGCGCCACCCCGCCGAGGGACTTCGTGGCCCGGGTCGCCTCCGGCGCGCCGGCCGCGGTGAGCGGGCTGGTCGAGGTCCGGGTGGACAGCCCGACGAGCGCCCCGACCGGCAGCTTCGCCATCGCCAACACCGGCGGCTGGCAGAGCTGGCGCTCGGTGCCGGGCAACGTCACCCCGGTGACCGGCCGGCACACCGTCTACCTGACCTTCACCAGCGGCCAGGGTGCCGACTTCGTCAACGTCAACTGGTTCACCTTCCGCCACTGA
- a CDS encoding cellulose binding domain-containing protein, giving the protein MRLRSARVATFAAALATALVAATLLAAPPASAATAAFVRTSSWSTGYEAKFTVTNNSSASISSWNVQFDLPAGSTVGSYWDALLSTSGQHVTAVNQSWNGTLAAGASTTFGFIVSGTGDPINCTVNGGSCTGGGGGNPSAPATPGGLRVTGATNSTISLAWNAVSGTVSGYRVYEGTSVKATVTGTSATVSGLAACTGHSYTVTAYNASGESAKSAAVSGSTTGCTGGGGGAMAAAPYLYPGWGDPPAPSTVMGATGIKWFTIAFVLSGGGCTPAWDGSGPLTGGAHANAIAAIRAAGGDVIPSFGGWSGNKLGPNCSSASALAGAYQQVINAYGLKAIDIDIENTDEFENEVVQDRILGALKLVKQNNPGLRTIVTIGTSTSGPSWWGTRLINQAAALGANVDVFTIMPFDFGGGANMYQSTVNAAEGLKNALKTAFGWSDATAYSHLGISGMNGLSDQQELTSPATWTQIRDWAKARGLARFTFWSVNRDRPCPGGGVVSNCSGIAQNTWEFTSITAQF; this is encoded by the coding sequence GTGAGACTCCGCTCCGCCCGCGTGGCGACGTTCGCCGCCGCGCTTGCCACCGCACTGGTGGCGGCCACCCTGCTGGCCGCGCCACCCGCCTCCGCCGCCACCGCCGCCTTCGTCCGCACCTCCAGCTGGAGCACCGGGTACGAGGCGAAGTTCACCGTCACCAACAACAGCTCGGCCAGCATCTCCTCGTGGAACGTCCAGTTCGACCTGCCGGCCGGCAGCACCGTCGGCTCGTACTGGGACGCCCTGCTGAGCACCTCCGGCCAGCACGTCACCGCGGTCAACCAGTCCTGGAACGGCACCCTCGCCGCGGGCGCCAGCACCACCTTCGGCTTCATCGTCAGCGGCACCGGCGACCCGATCAACTGCACGGTCAACGGCGGTTCCTGCACTGGCGGGGGCGGCGGCAACCCGTCCGCGCCGGCCACCCCCGGCGGCCTGCGGGTCACCGGGGCCACCAACTCCACCATCTCGCTGGCCTGGAACGCCGTGTCCGGCACGGTCAGCGGCTACCGGGTGTACGAGGGCACCAGCGTGAAGGCCACCGTCACCGGCACCTCGGCCACCGTCTCCGGCCTGGCGGCCTGCACCGGGCACAGCTACACGGTGACCGCGTACAACGCCAGCGGGGAGTCGGCGAAGTCGGCGGCAGTGTCGGGCAGCACCACCGGCTGCACCGGCGGGGGCGGTGGCGCGATGGCCGCCGCGCCCTACCTCTACCCGGGCTGGGGCGACCCGCCCGCGCCGTCCACGGTGATGGGGGCGACCGGGATCAAGTGGTTCACCATCGCGTTCGTGCTCTCCGGCGGCGGCTGCACGCCGGCCTGGGACGGCAGCGGCCCGCTCACCGGCGGCGCGCACGCCAACGCCATCGCCGCGATCCGGGCGGCCGGCGGCGACGTGATCCCCTCCTTCGGCGGCTGGAGCGGCAACAAGCTCGGCCCCAACTGCTCCTCGGCGAGCGCCCTGGCCGGCGCGTACCAGCAGGTCATCAACGCGTACGGGCTGAAGGCGATCGACATCGACATCGAGAACACCGACGAGTTCGAGAACGAGGTCGTGCAGGACCGGATCCTCGGCGCCCTGAAGCTCGTCAAGCAGAACAACCCGGGCCTCAGGACCATCGTCACCATCGGCACGTCCACCAGCGGCCCGTCCTGGTGGGGCACCCGCCTGATCAACCAGGCCGCCGCGCTCGGGGCCAACGTCGACGTCTTCACCATCATGCCGTTCGACTTCGGCGGCGGCGCGAACATGTACCAGAGCACGGTGAACGCCGCCGAGGGCCTGAAGAACGCGCTCAAGACCGCCTTCGGCTGGTCCGATGCCACTGCGTACTCCCACCTGGGAATTTCCGGCATGAACGGCCTCTCCGACCAGCAGGAGCTGACCTCGCCGGCCACCTGGACCCAGATCCGGGACTGGGCCAAGGCCCGCGGGCTCGCCCGGTTCACCTTCTGGTCGGTCAACCGGGACCGCCCCTGCCCGGGCGGCGGCGTGGTCTCCAACTGCTCCGGCATCGCCCAGAACACCTGGGAGTTCACCTCGATCACCGCCCAGTTCTGA
- a CDS encoding DedA family protein: protein MALAQNVDPNQFTGLTGWVATVIDSLGAVGVALLVALESVIPPIPSEVVLAMAGYLAAEGRFSVVLIVLAATAGSVLGALVLYWLGAALGEDRLKRWLDHIPLVDRDDLEKADHWFERHGRWAVLIGRLVPVVRSLVSVPAGANRMPLGEFVLLTTLGSGGWNALIVGLGFALGSRWQQVGRYSDWFNYAILAAFAVMTASWVVRKLRRRRARQSVTAGR, encoded by the coding sequence TGGCGACCGTCATCGACTCGCTCGGCGCGGTCGGGGTGGCGCTGCTGGTCGCCCTGGAGAGCGTCATCCCGCCGATCCCGAGCGAGGTCGTGCTGGCCATGGCCGGCTACCTCGCCGCCGAGGGCCGGTTCTCCGTGGTGCTGATCGTGCTCGCCGCGACGGCCGGCTCGGTGCTCGGCGCGCTGGTGCTCTACTGGCTCGGCGCCGCGCTCGGCGAGGACCGGCTGAAGCGCTGGCTGGACCACATCCCGCTGGTGGACCGGGACGACCTGGAGAAGGCCGACCACTGGTTCGAGCGGCACGGCCGGTGGGCGGTGCTGATCGGCCGGCTGGTGCCGGTGGTCCGCAGCCTGGTGTCGGTGCCGGCCGGCGCCAACCGGATGCCGCTGGGCGAGTTCGTGCTGCTCACCACGCTCGGCAGCGGGGGGTGGAACGCGTTGATCGTCGGCCTCGGCTTCGCCCTCGGCTCGCGCTGGCAGCAGGTCGGCCGCTACAGCGACTGGTTCAACTACGCGATCCTGGCGGCCTTCGCGGTGATGACGGCGAGCTGGGTGGTCCGGAAGCTGCGCCGGCGGCGCGCCCGGCAGTCGGTGACCGCCGGGCGCTGA